A part of Drosophila ananassae strain 14024-0371.13 chromosome 2R, ASM1763931v2, whole genome shotgun sequence genomic DNA contains:
- the LOC6506509 gene encoding neural/ectodermal development factor IMP-L2, whose translation MQKMNLHVCALALLLFGSIATVHGRAVDLVDDSNDVDNSIETEPEPEQKSHARPFDADWLKFTKTPPAKLQQAAGATIEIVCEMMGSQVPSIQWVVGHLPISEIDDLDSNQVSEDAPSAIVRVRSVHIIDHMLSEPRTYTCVGRTGSKTIYASTVVHPARSSEILVREKQYPGNQKPRIVYTEKTHLDLMGSSVLLPCKVHARPRAEITWFNNENQKVVQGHRYKVLSTGHLLISDIKWEDMGNYKCLARNVEGHDSADTFVYPVLKEED comes from the exons atgCAG AAAATGAATTTACATGTGTGCGCCTTAGCGCTGCTGCTCTTCGGCAGTATCGCCACTGTCCACGGCAGGGCCGTGGATCTCGTAGACGACAGCAACGATGTGGACAACTCCATTGAGACGGAACCGGAGCCGGAGCAGAAGTCGCACGCCCGGCCGTTCGACGCCGACTGGCTGAAGTTCACCAAGACGCCGCCGGCGAAGCTGCAACAGGCGGCTGGTGCCACCATCGAGATTGTCTGCGAGATGATGGGATCCCAGGTGCCCAGTATCCAGTGGGTGGTGGGTCATCTCCCCATATCGGAG ATCGACGATCTAGACTCGAACCAAGTGTCCGAGGATGCCCCCAGTGCCATTGTTAGGGTGCGATCGGTCCACATCATCGATCACATGCTTAGCGAGCCCCGCACCTACACCTGCGTGGGACGCACTGGCTCCAAGACCATCTACGCCAGCACCGTCGTCCACCCGGCCCGCTCCTCCGAGATCCTTGTCAGGGAGAAGCAGTATCCCGGCAACCAAAAACCTCGCATCGTCTACACCGAGAAGACGCATCTGGACCTGATGGGCTCCAGTGTGCTGCTGCCGTGCAAGGTGCACGCCCGTCCCAGGGCTGAGATCACTTGGTTCAACAACGAGAACCAGAAGGTCGTCCAGGGTCATCGCTACAAGGTCCTGTCCACCGGACATCTGCTTATCTCCGACATCAAGTGGGAGGACATGGGCAACTATAAGTGCCTGGCCCGCAACGTAGAAGGACACGATTCCGCCGACACCTTCGTGTATCCCGTACTT aaGGAGGAAGACTAA
- the LOC123257076 gene encoding uncharacterized protein LOC123257076, which translates to MSVLSQLLLLNFNQKVQSRSHHNIELINSFIT; encoded by the coding sequence ATGTCAGTTCTAAGCCAACTGCTGCTGCTCAACTTCAACCAGAAAGTCCAATCGAGGAGCCACCACAACATAGAGCTGATAAATTCGTTCATAACATAA